The Pseudomonadota bacterium DNA segment CCGATCTAAAGCATTTGCAACAGGTAATAAACAGGCTGGAACAGGTAAAGGGGGTTATTGAAGTTCACCGAATGCGCTGATGGAGTTTTTACAAAACCATCAACTTTTTTTCACCGCACCGCTACGGATGCAGCGGGTGCAGACGGTGATTTTTTTCTTCTGACCATTGACCACCGCATTGACTTTCTGCAGGTTCGGGTACCAGGTTTTTTTGGTTCTATTATTAGCATGACTGACATTATTGCCAACCTGCGATCTTTTTCCACAAATATCACAAACTTTTGCCATGGGTACAACCTCCGAAATATTTTCTAAAACCCTTATGCTGAGATAAAAAACCAAACCTCGTTCCCCCGCGTGAGCGATACCGGCAAAGTTCGCTTCGCCCTGCTTCGCGAGGGGTCACTCTTGACTGTCGCTTACACTGGGGGAGAAATAGCTTGAAATCATTTTTAACACGAAAGTCAAGAATGTCCCTGATCCCGGTAACCTTTCAGCTTTGAGCTTTGACCTTTAAAAGAGCCGTTGAGTTACCATAACAGAGTGGTAAAATCAAGCCAAAAATCAACGCATGAAAAAGAAACTCTCTTTACCCCTGACCATAACAATTCTGGTTTTCATGACTTTGATGGTCGCTGACCTGCTGCTCTGGCAGTTTCTCGACTATAGCCGGGTTTCACCGCCCCGGCTCCCGGCAAACGTCCACCACAGGGTTGATGCCATTGCCGTTCTGGCCGGCGGTCCCGGACGCATCCGTCAGGGATACGATCTGCTGCGACAGGATAAAGCCCGCTACCTGCTCATCATCGGCGCCAACCCCCGCAGCCGCAGCCGGGATATACT contains these protein-coding regions:
- the rpmB gene encoding 50S ribosomal protein L28 — encoded protein: MAKVCDICGKRSQVGNNVSHANNRTKKTWYPNLQKVNAVVNGQKKKITVCTRCIRSGAVKKS